One stretch of Legionella birminghamensis DNA includes these proteins:
- a CDS encoding IS4 family transposase, which yields MEWVEDELGCVNIGDERLNRRAKTLLKRLGANPSASIPESCKGWQETEAAYRFFENDLVTSKKIIKPHRQATLNRIKGHPVVLLLQDTTTLNYSGQKEREDLGPLQQDNVRGIFLHPTLAVTPNRDCLGIIDYEQWSRKPLAHRSAKERKAERCSKAIKDKESYRWVRGYKKASCLAKFMPDTQFIYIADREGDIYDIYHEANTAFAKGSADWVIRATFDRAILDENHPKKSTKLKANVKASTGVGQVTFTTSSFGSRKKREVTQTIYAKEVTLRPPREKAKEGFTPVQLTAIIATETNPPPGEKAIEWTLLTSIPIPNLEAALKVIHWYLCRWQIEIFFKILKSGCTIEKLQLSNKQRFDPCLALYLIVAWRILFMTMIGRASPSLSSECLFETIEWQTAYIMIYEKPPPHEPPTLKEMLGIIAQLGGFLGRKHDREPGPAVIWKGLRKLYNCINAREVFTRAFGHTYG from the coding sequence ATGGAATGGGTAGAAGATGAGCTTGGTTGTGTGAATATAGGTGATGAGCGTTTAAATAGACGAGCAAAGACTTTATTAAAGAGATTGGGAGCTAATCCCAGCGCAAGTATCCCTGAAAGCTGTAAAGGTTGGCAGGAAACAGAGGCAGCTTATCGTTTTTTTGAGAATGATTTGGTTACCTCAAAAAAAATTATTAAACCCCATAGGCAGGCGACGCTTAATCGAATTAAAGGGCATCCGGTGGTCTTATTGCTTCAAGACACTACTACGCTGAATTATAGTGGCCAAAAAGAACGAGAAGACCTTGGTCCTCTCCAACAAGACAATGTACGGGGTATATTTCTTCATCCGACGCTTGCGGTAACGCCTAATCGTGATTGTTTAGGGATAATTGACTATGAACAATGGTCCCGAAAGCCATTGGCGCATCGAAGCGCCAAAGAGCGAAAAGCGGAGCGGTGCTCCAAAGCAATCAAAGATAAGGAAAGTTATCGTTGGGTTAGGGGATATAAAAAAGCTTCTTGCCTTGCGAAGTTTATGCCCGATACTCAATTTATTTATATAGCTGATAGAGAAGGCGATATTTATGATATTTATCATGAAGCGAATACTGCTTTTGCAAAAGGCTCTGCAGACTGGGTAATCCGGGCCACATTCGACCGCGCTATTTTAGATGAGAATCACCCTAAAAAAAGCACTAAATTAAAAGCCAATGTAAAAGCCTCTACAGGTGTTGGGCAAGTAACGTTTACAACCTCTTCATTTGGGAGTAGAAAAAAACGAGAAGTGACCCAAACTATTTATGCAAAAGAGGTGACTTTGCGCCCACCTCGAGAAAAAGCAAAAGAAGGTTTTACTCCGGTACAACTCACTGCAATTATTGCTACAGAAACAAATCCTCCACCTGGTGAGAAAGCAATCGAATGGACTCTTTTAACAAGTATCCCTATCCCTAATTTAGAAGCTGCCTTAAAAGTAATTCATTGGTACTTGTGTCGCTGGCAGATAGAAATCTTTTTTAAAATATTGAAAAGTGGATGTACTATTGAAAAATTACAATTAAGTAATAAACAACGATTTGACCCTTGTCTTGCTCTCTATCTCATTGTCGCTTGGCGTATTCTATTCATGACCATGATTGGGCGGGCTTCACCTTCCTTAAGCAGCGAGTGCTTATTTGAAACAATAGAATGGCAAACAGCCTACATTATGATTTATGAAAAACCTCCCCCGCATGAACCACCTACCCTCAAAGAGATGCTGGGAATAATTGCTCAATTGGGTGGTTTCCTCGGACGAAAACATGATAGGGAGCCCGGTCCTGCGGTAATCTGGAAAGGCCTACGAAAGCTTTATAATTGTATTAATGCGCGTGAAGTATTTACACGCGCTTTTGGCCATACTTATGGGTAA
- a CDS encoding GNAT family N-acetyltransferase has protein sequence MIHIRQLTLEDVPELIAILKRDWYCRFVDFRCEDESLKKEFLKIINGDIDFENPQISYFGLFNENELLGYAKLAILTERAFLSGLFVNENQTEKGFEGLLLKTCVEKALEAGIHSMKVEVEDLNTSAISFYTQYGFSRQPNKLLYPSTGIYRHYNVAMISMDLHHSLNLLSAEDDPEDEFIQYSAASAA, from the coding sequence ATGATTCATATCAGACAATTAACCCTTGAGGATGTACCTGAACTTATCGCTATATTGAAACGCGACTGGTATTGCCGGTTTGTTGACTTCCGCTGTGAGGATGAAAGCCTGAAGAAAGAATTTCTAAAGATTATTAATGGTGATATAGATTTTGAAAATCCTCAGATTAGTTATTTTGGTTTATTCAATGAAAATGAATTGCTGGGCTATGCAAAACTGGCAATTCTAACAGAGCGCGCGTTTCTCTCTGGATTATTTGTTAATGAAAACCAAACAGAAAAAGGCTTTGAAGGCCTACTATTGAAGACCTGTGTCGAGAAAGCGCTGGAAGCTGGCATTCATAGTATGAAGGTAGAGGTAGAGGATCTGAATACGAGTGCTATCTCCTTTTATACTCAATATGGATTTAGCCGTCAGCCTAATAAATTACTGTATCCTTCAACAGGGATCTACCGACATTATAATGTGGCAATGATTTCAATGGATCTGCATCACTCCCTGAATTTATTAAGTGCCGAAGACGATCCGGAAGATGAATTTATCCAGTACTCGGCTGCCTCAGCGGCATAG
- a CDS encoding SLC13 family permease, translating to MQIYVSKLQNRPARLWVKLSLAICLAFCLFSLPTPFKSVQILSFYSGTEEQLFLLISIVALFLTGLGLISEYTLSAITCISALFISEKSQYLVISGFTSANIYIVLSFFIIACVIQKSQMFQRMILWLLLKFAYKPPCLEKLLFFIGVIMTPVLSVQSTRVSIIAPVLDNIVSISGYKPQGKAANAMANAAFTGCVLLSTIFLTGKSSNYLLFSAMPPSNSLSKAWLLWLGFAAFPGILLVTSFFIIHSVAYKTKESSEITRFSLLKTCSKLGPVSQKEYAAIISVVVLIGSLLLRELLPIHPIFIALLTALIPVSFGLLKMSDFTSHINWKFICYLGTMIGIMKCISGMTAPLWFTRLHLLFNPVTENIYLFIFLLFILSWLLCIVFGTMIAPGIAFTLLAPILTSGGVNQWVIAFVILMATESWIFPYQSSYFLCFKKLLDNQQNFKLKPLLVTNALMAVAKLAVIYASIPYWKYLGLL from the coding sequence ATGCAGATTTATGTTTCAAAATTACAAAACCGACCAGCCCGTTTATGGGTTAAACTGTCCCTCGCTATTTGTCTTGCTTTTTGTTTGTTTAGTCTTCCCACTCCATTTAAATCAGTTCAGATCCTGTCATTCTATTCAGGCACTGAAGAACAACTCTTCCTGCTTATATCCATTGTGGCTCTTTTTCTTACCGGCCTTGGCTTAATTTCGGAATATACCCTATCGGCCATTACCTGCATCTCAGCATTGTTCATATCAGAAAAATCGCAATACTTAGTTATTTCCGGTTTTACCAGTGCAAACATTTATATTGTCTTGTCTTTTTTTATTATTGCCTGTGTCATTCAGAAATCCCAGATGTTTCAAAGGATGATCCTCTGGCTGCTATTGAAATTTGCATATAAGCCGCCATGCCTCGAAAAATTATTATTTTTTATTGGGGTAATAATGACGCCTGTTCTGTCTGTACAAAGTACTCGTGTCTCAATTATTGCACCGGTGCTGGATAATATTGTTTCAATTAGCGGCTATAAGCCCCAGGGTAAAGCCGCCAATGCGATGGCTAACGCGGCTTTTACCGGCTGTGTTTTATTGTCAACCATTTTTCTCACCGGTAAATCAAGCAATTATCTTTTATTTAGCGCAATGCCCCCCTCAAATAGTTTGTCGAAAGCCTGGCTTCTCTGGCTTGGTTTCGCTGCATTTCCGGGAATCCTACTCGTTACCAGCTTTTTCATAATACATTCAGTTGCTTATAAAACCAAAGAGTCATCAGAAATTACAAGGTTTAGCCTGTTAAAAACATGCTCTAAGCTGGGACCTGTATCCCAAAAAGAATACGCAGCGATTATTTCGGTTGTTGTTTTGATTGGGAGCTTATTATTAAGAGAACTATTACCAATACATCCCATCTTCATTGCGCTGCTGACTGCATTGATACCCGTCTCATTTGGCCTGTTAAAAATGAGCGATTTTACAAGTCATATCAATTGGAAATTCATATGCTATCTGGGAACCATGATTGGTATTATGAAATGTATAAGCGGTATGACCGCCCCTTTGTGGTTTACCCGACTACACTTGCTATTTAATCCAGTTACAGAAAACATTTACCTGTTTATTTTCCTGCTGTTTATTCTCAGCTGGCTGCTCTGTATTGTCTTCGGCACTATGATTGCGCCTGGCATTGCTTTCACACTGCTGGCTCCCATACTGACAAGCGGCGGGGTTAATCAATGGGTTATTGCATTTGTCATTCTGATGGCTACTGAATCCTGGATATTTCCTTATCAGTCCAGCTATTTTCTTTGCTTTAAAAAGTTGCTGGATAATCAGCAGAATTTCAAACTAAAACCTTTGCTGGTAACGAATGCCTTAATGGCTGTGGCTAAATTGGCAGTGATCTATGCCTCTATCCCTTATTGGAAGTATTTAGGCTTATTGTAA
- a CDS encoding helix-turn-helix transcriptional regulator produces MHLKKIYREHPSFIHAPEVHQLCEPLKAMGINHFSHVRVSREKQFSFISLNPEFVSHYLDNAYFDFDVHRIVPSAAEQYFIRDLQSLTGRTRALQKAFNEYGFGHSFTILRSVNGVIDAYNFATEFGNSGINGQYLEKLDFLKQFLLYFHAQVETCDLKKAYELSLSLQKQGAGFQEDMAYKKERLSLPVPDRVAVPGTESYLTFREYECMCWLAKGKTQQEIAEILSLSLRTVKAHVGQVRKKMDCRNQFQLGLVLARLEPLLTEKID; encoded by the coding sequence ATGCATCTTAAAAAAATCTATCGCGAACATCCCAGTTTCATTCATGCTCCGGAGGTTCACCAACTATGTGAGCCTCTTAAAGCCATGGGTATTAACCATTTTTCGCATGTAAGAGTGAGCAGGGAAAAGCAGTTTTCGTTTATTTCATTAAATCCAGAATTTGTATCGCATTATCTTGACAATGCTTATTTCGATTTTGATGTACACCGCATTGTTCCATCTGCTGCAGAGCAGTATTTTATCCGCGATTTGCAATCGCTGACTGGACGGACTAGAGCCTTGCAAAAAGCATTTAATGAATATGGATTTGGGCATTCCTTTACGATTCTGCGTTCAGTGAATGGCGTTATAGATGCTTATAATTTTGCCACCGAGTTTGGAAATAGCGGGATTAATGGCCAGTATCTGGAGAAGCTTGACTTTCTAAAACAGTTTCTACTTTATTTTCATGCCCAGGTTGAAACCTGCGATTTGAAAAAGGCTTATGAGTTATCTTTATCTCTCCAGAAACAGGGCGCGGGATTTCAGGAGGATATGGCTTATAAAAAAGAGAGGTTATCCCTGCCTGTCCCTGACCGTGTTGCTGTTCCTGGAACGGAATCTTATCTTACCTTTCGTGAATACGAATGCATGTGCTGGCTTGCCAAAGGAAAGACACAGCAGGAAATAGCAGAAATTTTGTCGCTTAGCTTGCGGACCGTGAAAGCGCATGTTGGACAAGTGCGTAAAAAAATGGATTGTAGAAATCAATTTCAACTGGGGCTAGTTCTGGCAAGGCTGGAACCTTTACTTACGGAAAAAATTGATTAA